A genomic window from Glycine max cultivar Williams 82 chromosome 17, Glycine_max_v4.0, whole genome shotgun sequence includes:
- the LOC100804286 gene encoding uncharacterized protein LOC100804286 produces MHSVRFMSSPIGVTVTVPNNARPCNRISCIRVKASMVDSSSDFVKRMELAWSISQQPMPIACTSCNSKGHTECKWCGGTGFFIIGDNVLCEVPSRNTSCVVCRGKGSRCCSDCQGTGFRAKWLKEPPTSK; encoded by the exons ATGCACAGTGTAAGGTTCATGTCATCACCCATTGGTGTCACAGTTACTGTGCCTAATAATGCAAGGCCATGCAATAGGATTTCTTGCATCCGGGTCAAGGCTTCTATGGTGGACTCTTCCTCTGATTTTGTTAAGCGCATGGAACTGGCCTGGTCAATCTCTCAG CAACCAATGCCAATTGCGTGTACATCTTGCAACTCTAAAGGGCATACTGAATGTAAATGGTGTGGAGGCACTGGTTTCTTCATTATTGGTGACAATGTGCTTTGTGAAGTTCCATCCAGAAACACTAGCTGTGTTGTTTGCAGAGGAAAG GGATCAAGGTGCTGTTCTGATTGTCAAGGAACAGGCTTTCGTGCAAAGTGGTTAAAAGAACCTCCCACTTCAAAGTAG
- the LOC100804286 gene encoding uncharacterized protein isoform X1, with product MQGHAIGFLASGSRLLWWTLPLILLSAWNWPGQSLSDHIIVMSLVVLFSTKNMSVLYRLHQQPMPIACTSCNSKGHTECKWCGGTGFFIIGDNVLCEVPSRNTSCVVCRGKGSRCCSDCQGTGFRAKWLKEPPTSK from the exons ATGCAAGGCCATGCAATAGGATTTCTTGCATCCGGGTCAAGGCTTCTATGGTGGACTCTTCCTCTGATTTTGTTAAGCGCATGGAACTGGCCTGGTCAATCTCTCAG CGATCATATCATAGTGATGTCCTtggttgttttattttctaccaagaacatgtCTGTACTCTATAGGTTGCATCAG CAACCAATGCCAATTGCGTGTACATCTTGCAACTCTAAAGGGCATACTGAATGTAAATGGTGTGGAGGCACTGGTTTCTTCATTATTGGTGACAATGTGCTTTGTGAAGTTCCATCCAGAAACACTAGCTGTGTTGTTTGCAGAGGAAAG GGATCAAGGTGCTGTTCTGATTGTCAAGGAACAGGCTTTCGTGCAAAGTGGTTAAAAGAACCTCCCACTTCAAAGTAG
- the LOC100803223 gene encoding peroxidase 46, giving the protein MEKGAMVFPFPIAVSCLFIIVHIFANSVSGSLVFNFYAASCPTAELIVRNTVSSSSSSDPSIPGKLLRLVFHDCFVEGCDASLMLLGNNTEKSDPANRSVGGFSVIESAKRVLEFLCPGTVSCADIIALAARDAVEIVGGPMIEIPTGRRDGMVSVASNVRPNILDTSFTMDEMINRFSSKGLSLFDLVILSGAHTIGAAHCSSFRDRFQEDSKGKLTLIDKTLDNTYADELMKECPLSASPSVTVNNDPETSMVFDNQYYRNLLTNKGLFQSDSALLSDNRTRKFVEDLANDQEFFFESWGQSFLKLTSIGVKTGDEGEIRSSCASINA; this is encoded by the exons ATGGAGAAAGGAGCAATGGTTTTTCCTTTTCCAATAGCAGTTTCTTGTCTTTTTATTATCGTCCATATTTTTGCTAATTCTGTTTCAGGTAGCCTAGTTTTCAACTTCTATGCAGCTTCATGCCCCACAGCAGAACTCATTGTGAGAAACACAGTcagttcatcttcttcttctgatCCTTCAATTCCTGGGAAGCTACTTCGCTTGGTTTTCCATGATTGCTTTGTGGAG GGATGTGATGCCTCTTTGATGCTACTAGGGAATAATACTGAAAAAAGTGATCCAGCAAATAGGTCTGTTGGAGGATTTTCGGTTATAGAATCAGCAAAAAGAGTCCTTGAGTTCCTTTGTCCTGGAACAGTTTCTTGTGCTGACATAATTGCTTTGGCTGCTAGAGATGCTGTTGAAATT GTCGGTGGTCCTATGATTGAAATTCCCACAGGGAGAAGAGATGGAATGGTTTCAGTTGCTTCAAATGTCAGACCCAACATTTTGGACACCAGTTTTACAATGGATGAGATGATTAACCGTTTCTCTAGTAAAGGGTTGTCCTTATTTGACCTTGTCATCCTTTCAG GGGCTCACACCATAGGAGCAGCTCATTGCAGCTCATTCAGGGATAGGTTCCAAGAAGACTCAAAGGGAAAGCTCACACTCATTGACAAAACCCTTGACAATACCTATGCAGACGAGCTAATGAAAGAGTGTCCCTTAAGTGCAAGCCCTTCTGTTACAGTTAACAATGATCCTGAAACATCCATGGTCTTTGACAACCAGTACTACAGAAATCTTCTCACCAACAAAGGGTTGTTCCAATCTGATTCTGCTCTGCTAAGTGACAATAGAACAAGGAAATTTGTGGAGGACTTGGCAAatgatcaagagtttttctttgaaagttggGGCCAGTCTTTCTTAAAGCTCACTAGTATTGGAGTCAAAACTGGTGATGAGGGTGAAATTAGAAGTTCTTGTGCATCAATTaatgcataa
- the LOC100804814 gene encoding probable monogalactosyldiacylglycerol synthase, chloroplastic translates to MNNGVSQESGVLLDLASHVNRFAFDSFRSDYNNSNTLLSNFSQFNNTRTGEAAVKRSVSLGLKVGGASVRFRNILNDFNRAVRFHCEKIPIGFASLRVGDGDGDGNGADGNGNGVRVDECSGVENEGFRGNGVEGEKPKKVLILMSDTGGGHRASAEAIKAAFYQEFGDDYQVFVTDLWADHTPWPFNQLPRSYSFLVKHGPLWKMTYYGTAPRVVHQSNFAATGTFIAREVAKGLMKYQPDIIISVHPLMQHVPLRILRSKGLLKKIVFTTVITDLSTCHPTWFHKLVTRCYCPTTDVAQRALKAGLQQSQIKIFGLPVRPSFVKPVRPKDELRRELGMDEDLPAVLLMGGGEGMGPIEATARALGDSLYDENIGAPVGQILVICGRNKKLANKLSSISWKVPVQVKGFVTKMEECMGACDCIITKAGPGTIAEAQIRGLPIILNDYIAGQEAGNVPYVVENGCGKFSKSPKEIAKIVAEWFGPKAYELQQMSQNALRLARPDAVFKIVHDLHELVRQRSYLPEYSCTT, encoded by the exons atgaataacGGCGTTAGTCAAGAATCCGGTGTGCTCCTCGATTTGGCATCCCACGTGAACCGCTTCGCCTTCGATTCCTTCCGTTCCGACTACAACAACAGCAACACCCTTCTCTCCAATTTCTCGCAATTCAACAACACAAGAACCGGAGAAGCGGCAGTCAAACGCAGCGTTTCGCTGGGGCTGAAGGTTGGGGGAGCGAGTGTGCGGTTTAGGAACATTCTCAATGACTTCAACAGAGCCGTTAGGTTTCACTGCGAGAAGATCCCGATTGGGTTCGCCTCGCTTCGCGTCGGTGACGGTGACGGTGACGGTAACGGTGCTGATGGTAACGGGAATGGTGTTAGAGTGGATGAGTGTAGCGGTGTGGAGAATGAAGGGTTTAGAGGGAATGGCGTGGAGGGTGAGAAACCTAaaaaagttttgattttgatgagtGACACTGGTGGGGGGCATAGAGCTTCTGCTGAAGCTATCAAAGCTGCTTTCTATCAAGAATTTGGAGATGATTATCAG GTTTTCGTTACTGATTTGTGGGCTGATCACACACCTTGGCCATTCAACCAACTTCCCAGGAGCTATAGCTTTTTGGTGAAACATGGGCCATTGTGGAAGATGACCTACTATGGAACTGCCCCGCGTGTAGTGCATCAGTCTAATTTTGCTGCAACTGGAACTTTCATAGCTCG CGAGGTTGCTAAAGGCCTAATGAAATATCAGCCAGATATAATAATCAGTGTGCATCCACTGATGCAGCACGTTCCACTTCGAATTTTGAGGTCTAAGGGTCTTTTAAAGAAGATTGTTTTTACTACTGTTATTACAGATTTAAGCACATGCCATCCAACatg gTTTCATAAGCTTGTAACTAGATGCTATTGTCCTACAACAGATGTTGCGCAAAGGGCATTGAAAGCCGGACTGCAGCAATCCCAAATAAAGATTTTTGGTCTACCTGTCCGACCTTCCTTTGTTAAGCCTGTCCGGCCAAAG GATGAACTAAGGAGAGAATTAGGGATGGATGAGGATCTTCCTGCTGTATTATTGATGGGGGGAGGTGAAGGTATGGGGCCCATTGAGGCTACTGCTCGGGCACTTGGAGATTCATTATACGACGAGAATATTGGGGCTCCTGTAGGTCAGATCCTTGTGATCTGTGGTCGTAATAAGAAACTTGCTAACAAACTAAGTTCTATTAGTTGGAAGGTTCCTGTGCAG GTCAAAGGATTTGTTACCAAAATGGAGGAATGCATGGGAGCTTGTGATTGCATAATTACAAAG gCAGGCCCAGGGACGATTGCAGAGGCCCAGATCCGAGGCCTCCCTATTATTCTGAATGATTACATTGCTGGGCAG GAAGCTGGCAATGTCCCCTATGTAGTTGAAAATGGATGTGGGAAGTTTTCAAAATCCCCCAAGGAGATAGCGAAAATCGTAGCCGAGTGGTTTGGTCCAAAAGCTTACGAGCTACAACAAATGTCACAAAATGCATTGAGGCTAGCAAGGCCAGATGCTGTGTTCAAGATTGTACATGACCTTCACGAGCTTGTTAGACAAAGAAGCTACCTACCAGAGTATTCTTGTACAACTTAA